A DNA window from Rossellomorea marisflavi contains the following coding sequences:
- a CDS encoding GNAT family N-acetyltransferase, producing the protein MELKTSGELIGAIDLFHFDGLTDNCEVGYSIGYKWWNKGYGTEALKAVIDFGFRRMNVHKISAAHNLDNPASGKIMLKNGMEQEGTIKHMIRNAKHQYKDCALYGLLQEEYRKKGK; encoded by the coding sequence ATGGAACTGAAAACGAGCGGTGAATTGATAGGAGCAATCGATCTTTTTCATTTCGATGGTCTGACGGATAATTGTGAGGTCGGCTATTCTATCGGTTACAAATGGTGGAACAAGGGATATGGGACTGAAGCCCTTAAAGCGGTCATTGATTTTGGTTTTAGAAGGATGAACGTTCATAAGATCTCAGCCGCACATAACTTGGATAACCCTGCTTCGGGGAAGATTATGCTCAAGAATGGAATGGAGCAAGAAGGTACGATTAAACATATGATCCGGAATGCTAAACATCAGTATAAAGATTGTGCTCTTTATGGGCTTCTGCAGGAAGAGTATAGGAAGAAGGGAAAGTGA
- a CDS encoding GNAT family N-acetyltransferase, which produces MASVADNPGVTIEEVTGENVQEAIDVESTIKEFGSKETITKVFEEQFAHPSFSYYLLRLHGEACSTACLFQDGLDARLESVATLESHRGKGLIGHLIRFIQEESTRRGMANLWVLPINEAVEKVYARYGFTTVERMRSGHAFLSGKSIKDIREDHS; this is translated from the coding sequence GTGGCGAGTGTGGCCGACAATCCTGGCGTGACCATTGAAGAAGTGACCGGGGAAAATGTCCAAGAAGCCATCGATGTTGAAAGCACCATCAAGGAATTCGGCAGCAAGGAAACCATCACAAAGGTCTTCGAAGAGCAATTTGCCCACCCTTCGTTCAGCTACTACCTTCTCAGGCTCCACGGGGAAGCGTGTTCCACGGCCTGTCTGTTTCAAGACGGTCTGGATGCGCGCCTTGAAAGCGTCGCGACCCTTGAATCCCACCGGGGAAAAGGATTGATCGGTCACCTCATCCGCTTCATCCAGGAAGAATCAACGCGCAGGGGCATGGCCAACCTATGGGTCCTGCCGATCAATGAAGCCGTGGAGAAGGTGTACGCACGCTACGGGTTCACTACCGTCGAACGGATGCGGAGTGGGCATGCCTTTCTTTCCGGCAAGAGCATCAAGGACATACGGGAAGATCATTCATGA
- a CDS encoding histidine phosphatase family protein, with protein sequence MTTIGLIRHGITEWNLLGKAQGISDIPLNETGREQADKLGERLAGEEPWDLIIASDLCRASETADIIGSKIGLSLHHTDETIREVNCGEAEGMTEEQRLEKWGKEWRSRAIGMEKHEDVAGRGVRFLEDVVQKYEGKRVLVVSHGALIGLTLKRLMPDAFQQTNMENTSITVLHHHEDRWDCSLYNCAKHLI encoded by the coding sequence ATGACAACAATCGGACTGATCAGACATGGCATCACAGAGTGGAATCTCTTGGGGAAGGCTCAGGGAATAAGCGACATCCCTCTGAATGAAACAGGTAGGGAACAGGCGGATAAATTGGGTGAGAGGTTAGCCGGCGAGGAGCCGTGGGATCTGATCATTGCAAGTGATCTATGCCGGGCAAGTGAAACGGCCGACATCATAGGGAGTAAGATCGGGCTGTCCCTTCATCATACGGATGAAACGATCAGGGAAGTGAACTGCGGGGAAGCGGAAGGCATGACGGAAGAGCAGCGCCTCGAAAAGTGGGGAAAGGAATGGCGCAGCAGGGCTATTGGGATGGAGAAGCATGAGGACGTAGCGGGCAGGGGCGTGAGGTTTTTAGAAGACGTGGTCCAGAAATATGAAGGCAAGAGGGTGTTGGTGGTGAGCCACGGGGCGTTGATCGGTTTGACGCTCAAGCGATTGATGCCCGATGCATTCCAACAGACGAATATGGAGAATACATCCATCACGGTGTTGCATCATCACGAGGATCGGTGGGACTGTTCCCTATACAATTGCGCTAAGCACTTGATCTAA
- a CDS encoding maltose acetyltransferase domain-containing protein, with amino-acid sequence MKTEKEKMLAGENYNPADPELVAGRTHAREKIHDFNHSPVTDLDKRTSIIRELFGETGDQFFIEPSFRCDYGSNIYVGENFYANFDCVLLDVCDIRIGDNCFIAPGVHIYTATHPIDPHERNSGIESGKPVTIGDNVWIGGRAIINPGVTIGDNVVIGSGTVVTKDIPDNVVVGGNPAKVIKWVNNKG; translated from the coding sequence ATGAAAACCGAAAAAGAAAAGATGCTTGCAGGAGAGAACTACAATCCCGCCGATCCCGAGCTCGTGGCAGGAAGAACCCATGCCCGTGAAAAGATCCATGACTTCAATCATTCACCGGTCACAGACCTCGACAAGCGCACATCCATCATCCGCGAACTATTCGGTGAAACCGGAGACCAGTTCTTCATCGAACCGAGCTTCCGCTGTGACTATGGCTCCAATATTTACGTCGGGGAGAACTTCTACGCGAACTTTGACTGCGTCCTCCTTGATGTATGCGATATCCGCATAGGTGACAACTGCTTCATTGCCCCTGGCGTACACATCTACACCGCCACCCACCCGATTGACCCCCATGAGCGGAACAGCGGCATCGAGTCAGGCAAACCCGTCACCATTGGTGACAACGTCTGGATCGGCGGCCGTGCCATAATCAACCCCGGTGTCACGATCGGCGACAATGTTGTCATCGGATCAGGGACAGTGGTGACAAAGGATATCCCTGATAACGTCGTAGTCGGTGGGAATCCTGCCAAGGTCATCAAGTGGGTCAACAATAAAGGGTGA
- a CDS encoding right-handed parallel beta-helix repeat-containing protein has product MKQILSIAIILCCFLPLHTEAAGPSTLFVSPDGDDSHPGTKEQPLKTLKKASKLAVPGTTVYLREGTYPERLDIKHSGTKQEPIRFTHYEDEVPVISGETAPADGGLITIRNKSYITIQGLDVGGLSTDQEEPTPSGILVEGNGTGIRILGNRIFDITTTHPNGNAHGIAFYGTEAPEPLQDIEISGNILEDLTLGFSEAMTLNGNVKDFLISGNTIRNVDNIGIDVIGFEGIAPIEQYDQAREGIIRDNHVYNVSSHSNPTYHEEYSAGGIYVDGGRDVVIEHNISHHNDLGIEIASEHPGKQTTRVQIAWNQVYRNRYTGISIGGYDLKRGGTTHTRISHNLLYGNDTMGMDGGQLLMQYHATQNLVENNIMIPTDTGLFLVSLHPSNRDNQLIGNVYGNDSSESDRWIWNGQDITHPPFIPGVIHN; this is encoded by the coding sequence ATGAAACAGATCCTCAGTATCGCCATCATCCTATGTTGCTTCCTACCTCTTCACACGGAAGCAGCCGGACCGTCCACTTTGTTCGTCTCTCCTGATGGAGATGACAGCCATCCCGGCACAAAGGAACAGCCCTTGAAGACGTTGAAAAAAGCAAGCAAACTGGCCGTGCCGGGTACCACAGTCTACCTGAGGGAAGGCACGTACCCGGAACGGCTGGACATCAAGCACTCCGGGACAAAGCAGGAACCGATCCGCTTCACCCACTATGAAGATGAGGTCCCGGTGATCAGCGGGGAGACTGCACCTGCAGATGGCGGCCTCATCACCATCCGCAATAAAAGCTATATCACGATCCAGGGACTCGATGTGGGTGGCCTCTCCACCGATCAAGAGGAGCCCACCCCGTCCGGTATTTTAGTAGAAGGAAACGGGACAGGCATCCGGATCCTTGGTAATCGGATCTTTGATATCACTACCACCCATCCGAACGGCAATGCCCATGGCATCGCCTTCTATGGCACAGAGGCACCTGAACCGCTCCAGGATATCGAGATTTCCGGCAATATCCTCGAAGACCTGACCCTCGGATTCAGTGAAGCGATGACGTTGAACGGCAATGTGAAGGATTTCCTCATCAGTGGGAATACGATCCGGAATGTAGATAACATCGGCATCGATGTCATCGGCTTTGAAGGGATTGCCCCGATTGAGCAATACGATCAGGCGCGCGAAGGCATCATCCGTGACAATCATGTGTATAACGTCAGCAGTCATTCCAACCCTACCTACCATGAAGAATACTCCGCCGGAGGCATCTATGTGGACGGAGGGAGGGATGTGGTCATCGAGCACAACATCTCCCATCATAACGACCTCGGAATCGAGATTGCCAGTGAGCATCCCGGCAAACAAACGACGCGGGTCCAGATTGCCTGGAACCAAGTTTACAGGAACCGCTACACGGGTATTTCAATCGGGGGTTACGATTTGAAACGGGGCGGCACCACGCACACCCGCATTTCCCATAATCTCCTTTACGGGAATGACACCATGGGCATGGACGGGGGACAGCTGCTCATGCAGTATCATGCCACTCAGAATCTGGTGGAAAACAACATCATGATCCCCACCGATACCGGCTTGTTCCTGGTTAGCCTCCACCCGTCCAACCGGGACAACCAGCTGATCGGGAATGTGTACGGGAACGACAGCAGTGAGTCCGACCGCTGGATCTGGAATGGACAAGACATCACCCATCCGCCCTTCATCCCCGGTGTGATCCACAACTAA
- a CDS encoding GNAT family N-acetyltransferase, with product MKIRLLEEKDNKAMAAIIRDILEANHLDIPGTAYFDPYLDDLSSYYSEQPDACYWVAVNEQNQILGGVGIAPFDREQRICELQKLYVSPEARGLGVAKALMNTALEFASDHYDHCYLETMEQLKAANSLYDRLGFTKRTEPLDGSEHGTMDTWYIKQL from the coding sequence ATGAAGATTCGTTTACTGGAAGAGAAAGACAACAAGGCGATGGCAGCGATCATCCGCGACATCCTCGAAGCCAATCATCTCGACATCCCTGGAACAGCTTACTTCGATCCTTATCTGGACGACCTATCAAGCTACTATAGTGAACAGCCCGATGCCTGTTACTGGGTCGCGGTGAACGAGCAGAATCAGATCCTGGGAGGGGTCGGCATCGCCCCCTTCGATAGGGAACAACGGATCTGTGAGCTCCAGAAGCTTTATGTGTCACCGGAAGCCAGGGGACTCGGTGTGGCCAAAGCGCTCATGAACACAGCCCTTGAATTCGCCTCGGACCACTATGATCACTGCTATCTCGAAACAATGGAACAGCTGAAGGCAGCCAACTCCCTGTACGATCGATTGGGCTTCACCAAGCGGACAGAACCCTTGGATGGATCCGAGCATGGAACCATGGATACGTGGTACATCAAACAGCTCTGA
- a CDS encoding DUF3221 domain-containing protein encodes MNRVYILLTALLFFILLFYAGELSQKAKIKQGAMTMQGMLVMGNGQIYLVGDDDVSKEEVESVSINEVIGRYGSVAKLDIQNHSFFKRLQTGDRVKIWYTEVQESFPSKIQVLKLEVL; translated from the coding sequence TTGAACAGGGTTTATATACTTCTCACAGCTCTCCTGTTTTTCATTCTGCTTTTTTATGCAGGAGAGTTGAGTCAGAAGGCAAAGATCAAACAAGGGGCCATGACAATGCAAGGGATGCTGGTCATGGGAAATGGGCAAATCTACCTCGTGGGCGATGACGACGTGTCAAAAGAAGAAGTGGAGAGCGTATCAATCAATGAGGTGATTGGACGATACGGCTCTGTCGCTAAACTGGATATTCAAAATCATTCCTTTTTTAAACGGCTTCAAACGGGAGACCGGGTGAAGATCTGGTACACCGAGGTACAAGAATCGTTTCCCTCAAAGATCCAGGTGCTGAAGCTTGAAGTGCTATGA
- a CDS encoding LysE family translocator yields MITFLLMTLFVVISPGVDTALITKRTIAGSKKDGIWMAVGISLGSLGHTIAVTCGLSALLFQSAWAFQTLKWVGALYLIYLGIQSLWVRKHTEEGAQVEPKRSPLTQGLLSNLLNPKVLIFFLTFLPQFVTNTDRVMASFLLMGLTYTLLSLIWFILYVICLHYIREWLLSPIVQRWMEGATGVVLILFGIKLLFTQGG; encoded by the coding sequence ATGATCACATTCTTATTGATGACCCTGTTCGTCGTCATCAGTCCAGGCGTCGACACGGCCCTGATCACGAAAAGGACCATTGCCGGAAGTAAAAAAGACGGCATCTGGATGGCCGTCGGGATTTCACTCGGTTCCCTCGGTCATACGATCGCCGTCACTTGCGGATTATCGGCCCTCCTCTTCCAGTCAGCCTGGGCGTTCCAGACGTTGAAATGGGTGGGCGCCCTCTATTTGATCTACTTGGGGATCCAGTCCCTATGGGTGAGGAAACATACGGAGGAAGGGGCACAGGTGGAACCAAAGCGCTCTCCCCTTACTCAAGGGCTGCTCTCCAATCTACTGAACCCGAAAGTCCTGATTTTCTTTCTCACGTTCCTGCCGCAATTCGTGACAAACACCGACCGGGTGATGGCATCGTTTCTCCTTATGGGGCTCACCTATACACTGCTCTCCTTGATCTGGTTCATCCTTTACGTCATCTGCCTTCATTACATCCGTGAATGGCTTCTATCCCCGATCGTCCAACGGTGGATGGAGGGTGCGACCGGTGTGGTGCTGATCCTGTTCGGCATCAAGCTGTTATTCACCCAGGGAGGATGA
- a CDS encoding helix-turn-helix domain-containing protein, which produces MEQDELAKKITQLRKEAGRTQTQLAQDAGLTTSMLNQIEKGKATPSIQSLKSIAKALDTPVFTFLMEQHDASELIVRKEERKQMMIDGIHYELVSPDFTSTLVTAIMRLSAGAASSDSPLSHRGEEVAFVMHGPIELTLEGTTHILQAGDSVKIPPFAEHMYRNTSQEEVSILFSVTPPAF; this is translated from the coding sequence ATGGAACAAGACGAATTAGCGAAGAAGATCACCCAGCTCAGAAAAGAAGCGGGCAGGACGCAAACCCAGCTCGCTCAGGATGCAGGGCTCACGACATCCATGCTGAATCAGATTGAAAAGGGGAAGGCGACGCCTTCCATCCAGTCGCTGAAGTCCATCGCAAAAGCCCTCGATACACCGGTTTTCACCTTCCTCATGGAGCAACACGATGCAAGCGAGCTGATTGTCAGGAAGGAAGAACGGAAGCAGATGATGATCGACGGGATCCACTACGAACTGGTGTCGCCGGACTTCACCAGCACATTGGTCACGGCCATCATGAGGCTATCCGCAGGGGCAGCATCTTCCGACTCACCGCTTTCCCATAGGGGAGAAGAAGTGGCGTTTGTCATGCATGGACCGATCGAGCTGACGCTGGAAGGAACCACGCATATCCTTCAGGCAGGGGACAGCGTGAAAATCCCTCCTTTTGCCGAGCATATGTACCGAAATACCTCTCAAGAGGAGGTAAGTATCCTTTTCTCTGTAACGCCTCCTGCATTTTAA
- a CDS encoding ABC transporter ATP-binding protein, whose translation MGNGIVCESVTKEFKGDGIGTKALDGVNLTFHDGEFVSIVGTSGSGKSTLLSLIGTLDAPTSGTVMIGEKDVRKMKKNELADFRFETIGFIFQQFHLLPTLTSLENVMAPLFARKVSYNKKEKAMAVLEKVGLKDKMNSLPSQLSGGQQQRVAIARALIHEPKWLLADEPTGNLDSETGEVIFETLSALNRETGCGVIFVTHDPALAAKADRIIEMKDARVISDRAGMAL comes from the coding sequence GTGGGAAATGGGATTGTGTGTGAATCGGTGACGAAGGAATTCAAGGGGGATGGAATCGGGACCAAGGCGTTGGACGGGGTGAATTTGACGTTTCATGATGGAGAGTTCGTATCGATTGTCGGTACCTCGGGTTCCGGGAAATCTACCCTTCTCAGCCTGATCGGGACGCTGGATGCACCGACTTCAGGAACCGTCATGATCGGGGAGAAAGATGTCCGGAAGATGAAGAAAAATGAGCTTGCCGATTTCCGTTTTGAAACGATCGGTTTCATCTTTCAGCAGTTCCATCTCCTCCCGACCCTTACATCACTCGAAAATGTCATGGCCCCATTGTTTGCCCGGAAGGTCTCTTACAATAAAAAAGAAAAGGCGATGGCGGTCCTTGAAAAAGTAGGGCTGAAAGATAAGATGAATTCCCTCCCATCCCAGCTCTCGGGTGGTCAGCAGCAGCGGGTTGCCATTGCCAGGGCACTGATTCATGAACCGAAGTGGCTCCTTGCCGATGAGCCGACGGGGAATCTCGATTCGGAAACGGGAGAGGTGATTTTCGAAACCCTCTCAGCCCTTAACAGGGAAACGGGCTGCGGCGTCATCTTCGTCACACATGATCCCGCCCTTGCGGCGAAAGCGGATCGCATCATCGAGATGAAGGATGCCCGGGTGATTTCGGACAGGGCAGGCATGGCTCTATGA
- a CDS encoding ABC transporter permease: MMRFIWNSWWRNKGRFILLLVGALIVSTGLSYLVGVTQSNSGTVVDELQQRWKSSYHIVVRPADSRGVTEELNLLEPNYQSGLSGGITMEQLETVKGIGDVEVAAPIAMIGFVDNETTLERVTFQDPGIYRVEYMEELTNGNETQKNGFNSYYSVGWADEGMGEHGTFNYEGDVPLSVISEVMLAGVDPEAENALVGLEGAVVEGYNSRYFEENDKATQSQFEEMVETNIPVLLSNVDFVESKQFYNITKLDIPFPVEERDKTMESIKEKGGEQYLDKQEGEEIESYSFTSKEAHEKYIKNIVDPSANDSRLALDPIVLFKASPVEYRPVSSPFPERWPFAYEVKPYLIPDDVQLLEREAYRQVNLFGERLQDGKRLRLDIKGVYDPTKLEISKDPLTELPMETYFPAKSNLVMDEDQNPVNPPVEMMPTNNPYGFLTKPPMMLTTLEAAEKVLGEEPVSSIRVKVKGVETMNDESEKRLQAVADQIEKETGLITDITLGSSPQPALTHVPGLKGKEGIGWVEQPWIKIGSSMTIFKEAKVGLSAIIASVILVAIVYVFSSNLIMMFTRKKEFAVLLSIGWRPNQLSKLLFMEAILLGSFVSLVSWVILGYFYVSSSVSTSIVRFILIGCFGLLIYLLGTVIPAILVRKIKPYEAMRSGEITAVGRRLLPSSSIFTMSVNHFIGTWKRSILSIVSIALPTGLFILFLFITFRLKGVMFATWLGEYVAMEVGAMHYIAMGVALLIAILTTTEIIWQNVSERKPEIALLKSVGWQNGKIRRLVLYEGLLSGLAAGILGLVIAITAIWRIYGEFPTEHLPFILACILIPIATGMLGALFPAAAAVKVMPYQALGGSADTSEKTEKGFKVVLVTGGIILFAGMIAVLANAVPQVKESASEKVDPSTVKGTDGETESVFKQEEKKEKPEDKDSEEDRDSQSIENKAWMVAELGDEVTEDQSLRILFKEAEAEEPISPENPDNRIITLQGEFYLDARKDDEYSIDDTEFTLKGLDLMDDQNNVYTPVQTNVLEKEKWNNIKLLKGGHVILQLSFEVPKDATPLYMRRATSGKPRPYLLIDLKGMGEEATE; the protein is encoded by the coding sequence ATGATGAGGTTCATCTGGAATAGCTGGTGGCGGAATAAGGGGCGATTCATCCTGCTGTTGGTCGGGGCACTCATCGTCAGCACGGGGCTCAGCTATCTGGTCGGGGTGACCCAGTCCAATTCGGGAACGGTCGTGGATGAACTGCAACAGCGCTGGAAGTCCTCCTACCATATCGTCGTCCGACCCGCCGATTCCCGCGGCGTGACAGAAGAGTTGAATCTTCTCGAACCGAACTACCAGAGCGGTTTATCAGGCGGGATCACCATGGAACAGCTGGAGACAGTGAAAGGGATCGGCGATGTCGAGGTGGCGGCACCGATTGCCATGATCGGGTTTGTGGATAATGAAACGACTTTAGAAAGAGTGACCTTTCAGGATCCCGGGATCTATCGCGTAGAGTATATGGAGGAGCTGACGAACGGCAACGAGACTCAAAAAAATGGATTCAATAGTTACTATTCGGTCGGCTGGGCAGATGAAGGAATGGGGGAACATGGGACATTTAATTATGAAGGTGATGTTCCCCTTTCAGTCATTTCGGAGGTCATGCTGGCCGGGGTCGACCCTGAGGCTGAGAATGCCCTTGTGGGTCTTGAGGGAGCTGTGGTCGAAGGGTACAACAGCCGATACTTTGAGGAAAACGATAAAGCGACCCAGTCACAATTCGAAGAGATGGTAGAAACCAATATCCCGGTCCTATTGAGCAATGTGGACTTTGTCGAAAGTAAGCAGTTTTATAACATTACCAAACTTGACATTCCATTTCCTGTAGAAGAACGAGATAAGACGATGGAAAGCATTAAGGAAAAAGGTGGAGAACAGTATCTGGATAAGCAAGAAGGAGAAGAAATCGAATCCTACTCGTTCACCTCCAAGGAAGCACATGAAAAATACATCAAAAATATTGTGGATCCTTCGGCCAATGATTCGCGATTGGCCCTGGACCCGATTGTCCTATTCAAAGCGTCACCGGTTGAGTATCGTCCGGTGTCCAGCCCGTTCCCGGAAAGATGGCCGTTTGCTTACGAGGTAAAGCCTTATTTGATCCCCGATGACGTGCAATTGTTGGAGCGGGAAGCGTACCGTCAAGTCAATCTCTTTGGAGAAAGATTGCAAGATGGGAAACGCCTAAGGCTCGATATTAAAGGTGTCTATGACCCTACCAAGCTTGAAATTTCGAAAGATCCATTAACAGAGCTTCCGATGGAAACGTATTTCCCGGCAAAATCAAACTTAGTGATGGATGAGGATCAGAATCCCGTCAATCCGCCAGTTGAGATGATGCCGACGAACAACCCATATGGATTCCTCACAAAGCCGCCGATGATGCTGACGACCCTGGAGGCCGCGGAGAAGGTGCTGGGGGAAGAGCCCGTTTCCTCGATCCGGGTCAAAGTGAAAGGCGTCGAAACCATGAATGATGAGAGCGAGAAACGCCTTCAAGCCGTGGCCGATCAAATCGAGAAGGAAACGGGTCTGATCACTGACATCACCCTCGGTTCCTCCCCTCAACCGGCTCTGACCCATGTCCCCGGTTTGAAAGGGAAGGAAGGAATCGGATGGGTGGAACAGCCGTGGATCAAGATCGGATCCTCCATGACGATCTTCAAGGAAGCGAAGGTCGGACTGAGCGCCATCATTGCAAGTGTGATCCTTGTTGCCATCGTCTATGTCTTCTCGTCTAACCTGATCATGATGTTCACGAGGAAGAAGGAATTTGCCGTTCTCCTCTCCATCGGCTGGAGACCGAATCAGCTGTCGAAGCTCCTGTTCATGGAAGCCATACTCCTCGGAAGCTTCGTCTCGCTTGTGAGCTGGGTCATCCTTGGGTACTTCTATGTGAGCTCGAGCGTTTCCACATCAATCGTGCGCTTTATCCTCATCGGTTGTTTCGGTCTTCTGATCTACCTACTTGGTACGGTCATACCGGCCATCCTAGTGCGGAAAATCAAACCGTACGAAGCGATGAGGAGTGGTGAAATCACCGCCGTTGGTAGGCGGTTACTGCCTTCCTCATCCATTTTCACCATGAGTGTGAACCATTTTATCGGAACGTGGAAACGGAGCATCCTTTCCATTGTCTCCATCGCTCTTCCGACGGGTCTCTTCATCCTCTTCCTCTTCATCACTTTCAGGCTGAAGGGGGTCATGTTTGCCACATGGCTCGGGGAATACGTCGCCATGGAAGTCGGGGCCATGCATTATATCGCCATGGGTGTCGCCCTTCTCATTGCCATTCTGACGACAACGGAGATCATCTGGCAGAACGTGTCTGAGAGGAAGCCCGAGATTGCCCTACTGAAATCCGTCGGGTGGCAGAACGGGAAGATCCGCAGGCTTGTCCTGTATGAAGGACTCCTCAGCGGCCTTGCAGCCGGCATCCTCGGCCTGGTGATCGCCATTACGGCCATCTGGAGAATTTACGGAGAATTCCCGACGGAGCATCTTCCGTTCATTCTGGCCTGCATCCTCATCCCGATCGCAACGGGTATGCTTGGGGCCTTATTTCCGGCAGCGGCGGCGGTCAAGGTCATGCCGTACCAGGCGCTGGGGGGAAGTGCCGACACTTCAGAGAAGACGGAAAAAGGGTTTAAAGTCGTCCTTGTGACAGGAGGCATCATCCTTTTTGCCGGCATGATTGCCGTGCTCGCCAATGCCGTGCCTCAGGTCAAAGAGTCAGCATCGGAAAAGGTGGATCCTTCTACGGTGAAGGGGACGGATGGAGAGACAGAAAGTGTGTTCAAGCAAGAGGAGAAAAAAGAAAAACCTGAGGACAAAGACAGTGAGGAAGACCGTGATTCGCAGTCAATCGAGAATAAAGCCTGGATGGTCGCAGAGCTCGGTGATGAAGTGACGGAGGATCAGTCCTTAAGGATTTTATTTAAAGAAGCTGAAGCAGAGGAGCCCATTAGCCCCGAGAACCCCGATAACCGAATCATTACATTGCAGGGGGAGTTTTATCTGGATGCACGTAAGGATGATGAATATTCAATTGATGACACAGAGTTCACCCTGAAAGGACTTGATCTTATGGATGATCAGAACAATGTCTACACGCCTGTTCAAACAAACGTCCTTGAGAAGGAGAAATGGAACAATATCAAACTTCTAAAAGGTGGCCATGTCATTCTTCAACTAAGCTTTGAAGTACCAAAGGACGCTACTCCACTCTACATGAGGAGAGCCACAAGCGGGAAGCCACGACCTTACTTATTGATTGATTTGAAGGGGATGGGTGAGGAAGCAACAGAGTGA
- a CDS encoding DUF4362 domain-containing protein translates to MEIRYVALAMLLVSILCGCQRLDTVEVVNNHGEIQNSQGLKTFAKNVKEGKSQVIDYVSYGIEGQRVVHNLDYSGKQFEVTHSVDGELIEEYVCGNFTITQGNDGEHYSLEGCDFEKDGKLQLAPVQ, encoded by the coding sequence ATGGAGATACGTTATGTTGCATTGGCCATGCTTCTAGTAAGTATCCTGTGCGGTTGTCAGCGTCTCGACACGGTCGAAGTGGTCAACAATCACGGGGAGATTCAGAATAGCCAAGGGTTAAAGACATTTGCAAAGAATGTCAAAGAGGGGAAATCCCAGGTCATCGATTATGTAAGTTACGGGATCGAGGGCCAACGGGTCGTACATAACCTGGACTATTCGGGCAAGCAGTTCGAGGTGACTCACAGCGTAGATGGTGAACTTATCGAAGAATATGTCTGTGGGAACTTCACGATTACACAGGGGAACGACGGAGAGCATTATAGCTTGGAAGGATGCGATTTTGAGAAAGACGGAAAGCTTCAGCTCGCACCTGTTCAATGA
- a CDS encoding NUDIX hydrolase — protein MTVQKFHRAFGVYGIYARDGKLLVILKNGGPYIHRYDLPGGSLEDGESLNEAMKREFLEETGVEIEIEENIGVTDFKLPWEWRGFTNVHHIAVYYSVRKIGGGIAVPEQFEGQDSLGAVWVSEDDVSIENASPLVLKAFEWLRTGGLGEAVVYDEWEVLSGK, from the coding sequence ATGACAGTTCAGAAGTTTCACAGAGCATTCGGCGTGTACGGAATTTATGCCAGGGACGGGAAGCTCCTGGTCATCCTGAAGAACGGGGGACCCTACATTCACCGGTATGATCTTCCGGGAGGGAGTCTCGAAGACGGGGAATCGCTGAATGAGGCCATGAAGAGAGAGTTCCTGGAGGAAACGGGTGTGGAAATCGAAATCGAAGAGAACATTGGTGTGACGGACTTCAAGCTCCCGTGGGAATGGCGTGGCTTCACCAATGTACATCATATCGCCGTCTATTATTCTGTCAGGAAAATCGGTGGTGGGATCGCGGTACCCGAGCAATTCGAGGGGCAGGATTCCCTGGGGGCTGTATGGGTGTCGGAAGACGATGTGTCCATAGAGAATGCGTCTCCGCTCGTGCTGAAGGCATTCGAGTGGCTGCGGACCGGCGGGCTTGGCGAAGCTGTTGTATATGATGAGTGGGAAGTGCTATCGGGGAAATAG